In Eubalaena glacialis isolate mEubGla1 chromosome 3, mEubGla1.1.hap2.+ XY, whole genome shotgun sequence, the following are encoded in one genomic region:
- the GLMP gene encoding glycosylated lysosomal membrane protein isoform X1, protein MRSPVLLLSLLLTAAPFGLLGEETRQVSLKVISDWLDPSQNLLHIQAVGATSTLHYVWSSLGPPAVLLVATNTPNSTLRVNWTLLISSEPDGGLMVLPKESIQFSSALVFTRLFEFDSTNTSDAAAKPPGKSYPPYSLADFSWDNITDSLDPATLSATFRGHPIHDPTGAFANGSLAFRVQAFSRSGRPAQPPRLLHTADTCQLEVDLVGASPRGNHSLFGLEVATLGHGPDCPSVQEQHSIDDEYAPAVFQLDQLLWGSLPSGFMQWRPVAFSQKQGGRESAMPCQASPLYPTLAYLLPQSPIVRAFFGSLNNFCAFNLTFGASTGPGYWDQHYLSWSMLLGVGTPPVDALSSLVLGIVAVALGAPALMLLAGGVFLLLGHKWYSEYQPIN, encoded by the exons ATGAGGAGCCCCGTGCTCCTCCTGAGTCTACTTCTGACAGCAGCTCCGTTTGGCCTTCTGGGGGAGGAGACCCGCCAG GTGTCTCTGAAGGTCATCTCTGACTGGCTGGACCCTTCCCAGAACCTGCTTCATATCCAGGCAGTGGGTGCCACTTCCACCCTGCACTATGTGTGGAGCAGCCTGGGACCTCCAGCCGTGCTGCTGGTGGCCACCAACACCCCCAACAGCACCCTGCGTGTCAACTGGACCCTCCTGATTTCCTCTGAGCCTGACGGGGGCCTCATGGTGCTCCCCAAGGAGAGCATCCAATTTTCTTCTGCCCTTGTCTTTACCAGG CTGTTTGAGTTTGACAGCACCAACACATCCGATGCAGCCGCCAAGCCTCCAGGAAAATCATATCCCCCATACTCCTTGGCCGATTTCTCCTGGGACAACATCACTGACTCATTGGATCCTGCCACCCTGAGCGCCACATTTCGAGGCCACCCCATTCATGACCCCACTGGGGCTTTTGCCAATGGCAGCCTGGCCTTCAGG GTTCAGGCCTTCTCCAGATCTGGCCGACCAGCCCAACCCCCTCGCCTCCTGCACACAGCGGACACCTGCCAGCTAGAGGTGGACCTGGTTGGGGCCTCTCCCCGGGGAAACCACTCCTTGTTTGGGCTGGAGGTAGCCACGTTGGGCCATGGCCCTGACTGCCCCTCAGTGCAGGAGCAGCACTCCATCGATGATGAATATGCACCTGCCGTCTTCCAG TTGGACCAGCTGCTATGGGGCTCCCTCCCATCAGGCTTCATGCAGTGGCGACCAGTGGCTTTCTCCCAGAAGCAGGGGGGCCGGGAATCAGCCATGCCCTGCCAAGCTTCCCCTCTTTACCCCACCTTGGCATACCTTCTCCCCCAGTCACCCATTGTCCGAGCCTTCTTTGGGTCCCTGAACAACTTCTGTGCCTTCAATCTGACATTTGGGGCTTCCACAGGCCCTGGCTACTGGGACCAACACTACCTCAGCTG GTCCATGCTCCTGGGTGTGGGCACCCCTCCAGTAGATGCCTTGTCCTCGCTAGTCCTAGGCATCGTGGCAGTGGCCCTGGGTGCTCCAGCGCTCATGCTGCTGGCAGGAGGCGTGTTTCTGCTGCTGGGCCACAAGTGGTACTCAGAATACCAGCCTATAAATTGA
- the GLMP gene encoding glycosylated lysosomal membrane protein isoform X2, with amino-acid sequence MRSPVLLLSLLLTAAPFGLLGEETRQVSLKVISDWLDPSQNLLHIQAVGATSTLHYVWSSLGPPAVLLVATNTPNSTLRVNWTLLISSEPDGGLMVLPKESIQFSSALVFTRLFEFDSTNTSDAAAKPPGKSYPPYSLADFSWDNITDSLDPATLSATFRGHPIHDPTGAFANGSLAFRVQAFSRSGRPAQPPRLLHTADTCQLEVDLVGASPRGNHSLFGLEVATLGHGPDCPSVQEQHSIDDEYAPAVFQVHAPGCGHPSSRCLVLASPRHRGSGPGCSSAHAAGRRRVSAAGPQVVLRIPAYKLRPAL; translated from the exons ATGAGGAGCCCCGTGCTCCTCCTGAGTCTACTTCTGACAGCAGCTCCGTTTGGCCTTCTGGGGGAGGAGACCCGCCAG GTGTCTCTGAAGGTCATCTCTGACTGGCTGGACCCTTCCCAGAACCTGCTTCATATCCAGGCAGTGGGTGCCACTTCCACCCTGCACTATGTGTGGAGCAGCCTGGGACCTCCAGCCGTGCTGCTGGTGGCCACCAACACCCCCAACAGCACCCTGCGTGTCAACTGGACCCTCCTGATTTCCTCTGAGCCTGACGGGGGCCTCATGGTGCTCCCCAAGGAGAGCATCCAATTTTCTTCTGCCCTTGTCTTTACCAGG CTGTTTGAGTTTGACAGCACCAACACATCCGATGCAGCCGCCAAGCCTCCAGGAAAATCATATCCCCCATACTCCTTGGCCGATTTCTCCTGGGACAACATCACTGACTCATTGGATCCTGCCACCCTGAGCGCCACATTTCGAGGCCACCCCATTCATGACCCCACTGGGGCTTTTGCCAATGGCAGCCTGGCCTTCAGG GTTCAGGCCTTCTCCAGATCTGGCCGACCAGCCCAACCCCCTCGCCTCCTGCACACAGCGGACACCTGCCAGCTAGAGGTGGACCTGGTTGGGGCCTCTCCCCGGGGAAACCACTCCTTGTTTGGGCTGGAGGTAGCCACGTTGGGCCATGGCCCTGACTGCCCCTCAGTGCAGGAGCAGCACTCCATCGATGATGAATATGCACCTGCCGTCTTCCAG GTCCATGCTCCTGGGTGTGGGCACCCCTCCAGTAGATGCCTTGTCCTCGCTAGTCCTAGGCATCGTGGCAGTGGCCCTGGGTGCTCCAGCGCTCATGCTGCTGGCAGGAGGCGTGTTTCTGCTGCTGGGCCACAAGTGGTACTCAGAATACCAGCCTATAAATTGAGGCCTGCTCTCTAG